A region of the Prochlorococcus marinus XMU1402 genome:
TAAATAAATAATGCTAATTTTCAAGGAAATGCACATCATGATGTATCGTTGAATATGAACAGACGCTCATCACATAAATTTATGAGCCAAAGACCTTGTCTGAAACTATGAAAGATCAACAATTTTATTACGAAACAATGTATATCCTCCGCCCAGATATTGCGGAAGATGAAGTAACTAATCACATTGATAAATACAATAAGCTTTTAGAAGAATTTGGCGGTACCATCCTTGATAGTCAAATGAGAGGTAAAAGAAGATTAGCTTATCAAATAGCAAAACATAGAGAAGGTATTTACGTCCAATTAAGTCATCAAGGCGATGGACAACATATTTTCAAAATTGAAAAAGCAATGAGACTTAGTGAAGACGTTATAAGATATATGACCGTTAAACAAGTAGGACCTTTGCCAACTCCAAGAGCTTCTGCTAAGAGTTCAACTCAATCAAATGATAAAGAGAATTCAGAATCTAAAGTCGAATCTAAGGAAAAACAACCAGTTGTAAGCACAGATACTTCAACTTCGGGAAAAGATGATGCTGAAACCAAAGGAAATGCAGAATCTTAAAATATTAATCTCTTGTTTTTGAATTTAACTCAGCCCATATTTTATTAGACATACCCCACATATAAATAAAGCCTTCTGCTAAAGAATGATTAAAAACATCATCATTACTGTAGGTTGCCAAATCTTCCCTGTAAAGTGAATTATTTGCAGACATTCTCCCAATTACTATAGCGTTACCCTTATGAAGTCTAATCTTTACTCTTCCATTCACTGAAGTTTGAGTCGATGAAATAAATGCATCTAAACTATCTTTAAGAGGTCCAAACCAAAAACCTTGATATACTAATTGACCCCATTTTTTTTCCACTATTCCTTTAAAGTCGATGACATCAGGATTTAATGTAATACTCTCTAATTCTTTGTGAGCTTTGATTAAAAGTGAGAGACCAGGTGTTTCATAAATCTCTCTACTTTTAATACCTACTACTCGATCCTCAATCATATCTATTCTTCCAAAACCGTGCGCACCTGAAAGATCGTTTGCTTTTTGAATAATCTCTACTGGAGTTAAAAATTCATCATTAATTGCAACTGGAAACCCATTTTTGAAGACAATTTCTATATCTTGCGGGGAATCAGGTGTATTATCAATTGACGATGTCATCGCAAATATATCTTCAGGTGCTTCTTGCATTGGATCTTCTAAAATCCCCGCTTCAACACTCCTACCAAGTAAGTTAAGATCTATTGAATATGGTGATTTTTTTGATACTGGTGCAGGAATACCAAATTTTTCTCCATACACTATTGCCTCTTCCCTACTCATATTCCACTCCCTTGCAGGAGTAATTATTTTTAAATCAGGGCCTAAAGCATTAATTGCTAAATCAAATCGAACTTGATCATTGCCTTTACCCGTGCATCCATGAGCTACTGCATCAGCATTAATCTCTCGAGCAATCTTTACAAGATTTTCAGCGATTAA
Encoded here:
- a CDS encoding argininosuccinate synthase, whose amino-acid sequence is MQQVKKVVLAYSGGVDTSVCIPYLKNEYGISDVITFVADLGQGEDLELIRQKALNSGASQSIVGNLVNSFVERYAFPAIRANGLYLDKYPLSTALARPLIAENLVKIAREINADAVAHGCTGKGNDQVRFDLAINALGPDLKIITPAREWNMSREEAIVYGEKFGIPAPVSKKSPYSIDLNLLGRSVEAGILEDPMQEAPEDIFAMTSSIDNTPDSPQDIEIVFKNGFPVAINDEFLTPVEIIQKANDLSGAHGFGRIDMIEDRVVGIKSREIYETPGLSLLIKAHKELESITLNPDVIDFKGIVEKKWGQLVYQGFWFGPLKDSLDAFISSTQTSVNGRVKIRLHKGNAIVIGRMSANNSLYREDLATYSNDDVFNHSLAEGFIYMWGMSNKIWAELNSKTRD
- the rpsF gene encoding 30S ribosomal protein S6 yields the protein MKDQQFYYETMYILRPDIAEDEVTNHIDKYNKLLEEFGGTILDSQMRGKRRLAYQIAKHREGIYVQLSHQGDGQHIFKIEKAMRLSEDVIRYMTVKQVGPLPTPRASAKSSTQSNDKENSESKVESKEKQPVVSTDTSTSGKDDAETKGNAES